In the genome of Acidobacteriota bacterium, one region contains:
- a CDS encoding 50S ribosomal protein L32 translates to MPNPKRRHSHQRTSTRRAHDFLTAGSLSECPNCHEQKLPHRACPRCGFYKDREIFEVKEKK, encoded by the coding sequence ATGCCTAATCCCAAACGACGCCATTCCCATCAGCGCACCAGCACCCGCCGGGCGCACGATTTTCTTACCGCGGGCTCGCTGTCGGAATGCCCCAACTGCCATGAGCAGAAGCTGCCCCACCGCGCCTGCCCGCGCTGCGGTTTTTACAAGGATCGCGAGATCTTCGAAGTCAAGGAGAAGAAGTAG